CTCCAGGCACATGACGCCGATGACCCGTCCGTCGAGGACCGCCACCACGGCGGGGCCGCCGTTGGCGGTCGCGGCGTACATCCCGGGCGATCCGCCGACCAGGGCGCGCTTGGCCTTGCCGGGCGTGAACAGGCCCCGCAGGAACTTCGCGACGGCGAGGGCGCCCTCGAACGGCGTGGCGCGGGCCGGGACCTTTCCGCCGCCGTCGCCGATCGAGACGGCGTCCTGGGTCAGCAGCCGCACGAGCGGCTCGGTCCGGCCGCTGGTCGCGGCCTCCAGGAACTCGTCGATGATCCGCCGGGCGGTGGCCTCGTCGATCTCGGTGCGGGTCCTGCCGTCCGCCACGTGCTTCTTCGCGCGGTGGAAGATCTGCTGGCTGGCGGACTCGGTGAGGTCGAGGATCGCCGCGATCTCCCGGTGCGGGTAGTCGAACGCCTCCCGCAGCACGTACACGGCCCGCTCGTTGGGGGAGAGGCGCTCCAGCAGGGCGAGCACCGCGTACGACACCGACTCGCGCTGTTCGGCCGTGTCGGCCGGGCCGAGCATCGGGTCCCCGGCGAGCAGCGGCTCGGGGAGCCACTGGCCCACATAGGTCTCCCGCCGTGCGCGGGCCGAGGTGAGCTGGTTGAGGCACAGGTTGGTGAGCACCTTCGTCAGCCAGGCCTCGGGGACCTCGACGCGCTCGACGTCGGCGGCCTGCCAGCGCAGGAAGGTCTCCTGCACGGCGTCCTCCGCCTCGCTCGCCGAGCCGAGAAGGCGGTAGGCGATGGCTCCCAGACGGGGGCGTGCCGCCTCGAACCGGTCCACGTCGCTCATGGTCAGGGGCATGACCAGAATTCTAGGCCGAACCGCCGACGGGGCGGCCGGCCGAGGCCCGCGCCGAGTCCGTGTCGAGTCCGTG
The window above is part of the Streptomyces sp. NBC_00425 genome. Proteins encoded here:
- the sigJ gene encoding RNA polymerase sigma factor SigJ, translated to MPLTMSDVDRFEAARPRLGAIAYRLLGSASEAEDAVQETFLRWQAADVERVEVPEAWLTKVLTNLCLNQLTSARARRETYVGQWLPEPLLAGDPMLGPADTAEQRESVSYAVLALLERLSPNERAVYVLREAFDYPHREIAAILDLTESASQQIFHRAKKHVADGRTRTEIDEATARRIIDEFLEAATSGRTEPLVRLLTQDAVSIGDGGGKVPARATPFEGALAVAKFLRGLFTPGKAKRALVGGSPGMYAATANGGPAVVAVLDGRVIGVMCLEVTPEGITAFRNQVNPDKLERATERWAAADHGEPLVVPF